A genomic region of Papaver somniferum cultivar HN1 chromosome 7, ASM357369v1, whole genome shotgun sequence contains the following coding sequences:
- the LOC113299731 gene encoding polyadenylate-binding protein-interacting protein 6-like: MSLEIMKSTLNPYAKSFVPLSEKHGSAVASTWSHEVNKQNQGSPRSGVASPKFINHGGNQQSRNQDWTQGQKNLGSSGSSFVIPNGMTAQEYLDEASEMDLAYLGGLFPGLSEQSIGYIYSACGDDVDAAVLMLKQVEDPAESSQHLPDTLDIGDESPPELKSQAAVAEPKLKESNSGNSPGSSSSLSSSALHLDPAESSQHLPDTLNIGDESSDLKSPGFLP, from the exons ATGAGCTTAGAAATAATGAAGTCAACATTGAACCCTTATGCAAAATCATTCGTTCCACTCTCTGAAAAACATGGCTCTGCCGTTGCTTCTACCTGGAGCCATGAGGTGAATAAGCAGAACCAGGGCAGTCCAAGATCAGGTGTAGCTTCTCCCAAGTTCATCAACCATGGTGGAAATCAACAATCCAGGAATCAGGATTGGACACAAGGGCAAAAGAATCTGGGTTCTTCTGGTTCGAGTTTCGTTATTCCAAATGGGATGACAGCACAAGAGTACCTAGATGAAGCAAGTGAGATGGATTTGGCTTATCTCGGAGgcttgtttcctggtttatctgaGCAGTCTATTGGTTACATATATTCTGCTTGTGGGGACGATGTAGATGCTGCAGTTTTAATGCTAAAACAAGTCGAG GACCCTGCTGAATCATCTCAACATCTTCCAGACACCTTGGACATTGGTGATGAATCGCCACCAGAACTAAAATCtcaagctgctgttgctgaaccAAAACTAAAGGAATCCAACTCTGGCAACTCTCCTGGATCATCGTCATCATTGTCATCCAGTGCCCTACACTTG GACCCTGCAGAATCATCTCAACATCTTCCAGACACGTTGAACATTGGTGATGAATCATCGGATCTTAAGTCGCCTGGTTTCCTACCTTAG
- the LOC113299729 gene encoding dnaJ homolog subfamily B member 1-like, which produces MGVDYYNILKVNRQATDEDLKKSYRRLAMKWHPDKNPNNKKDAEAKFKQISEAYEVLSDPQKRAVYDQYGEEGLKGVPPPGSSSAGGGGGYPYSNGGSSGGSNDFRFNPRNAEDIFAEFFGSSPFGFGSMGAGRSMRFQSDNVFRNYSEGGGVGVSTPRKPPPVESKLPCSLEELYTGSTRKMKISRNVIDANGRLVPESEILTIDVKPGWKKGTKITFPDKGNEQANQLPADLVFVIDEKPHEIYKRDGNDLIVSQKVSLAEALAGMTVKLVTLDGRHLSIPISDVVSPEYELVVAQEGMPIVREPRKKGNLRIKFEVMFPSRLTSEQRSGIKHILGGG; this is translated from the exons ATGGGGGTTGATTATTACAATATTTTGAAAGTAAATAGGCAAGCAACAGATGAAGATCTCAAGAAATCATATAGAAGATTGGCTATGAAATGGCATCCAGATAAGAATCCAAACAACAAGAAAGATGCTGAAGCTAAATTCAAACAAATTTCTGAAGCCTATGAG GTGTTAAGTGATCCACAAAAGAGAGCTGTGTATGATCAATATGGTGAAGAAGGTTTGAAAGGAGTTCCACCACCAGGTTCAAGtagtgctggtggtggtggtggataccCTTATTCAAATGGAGGTTCAAGTGGTGGTTCAAATGATTTTAGGTTCAATCCTAGGAATGCAGAAGACATTTTTGCTGAATTCTTTGGGAGTAGTCCATTTGGGTTTGGGTCAATGGGAGCTGGGAGATCTATGAGGTTTCAATCAGATAATGTATTTAGAAACTATAGCGAAGGAGGAGGTGTTGGAGTGTCTACGCCACGAAAACCTCCACCTGTAGAGAGTAAATTACCTTGTAGCCTCGAGGAGCTGTATACTGGATCAACGAGGAAAATGAAAATCTCTAGGAATGTTATTGATGCTAACGG GCGGCTAGTGCCTGAATCGGAGATATTAACAATTGATGTGAAGCCAGGGTGGAAAAAAGGAACAAAGATAACTTTCCCAGACAAGGGGAATGAACAAGCAAATCAACTACCTGCAGATCTTGTGTTTGTAATCGATGAGAAGCCGCATGAAATATACAAGAGGGATGGGAATGACTTAATTGTAAGCCAAAAAGTCTCTCTTGCAGAAGCTTTAGCAGGAATGACAGTGAAACTGGTAACACTCGACGGGCGTCACTTATCAATCCCAATATCAGATGTTGTTAGTCCTGAGTATGAACTGGTAGTTGCACAGGAAGGAATGCCGATTGTCAGAGAACCAAGGAAGAAAGGAAATCTGAGGATAAAATTTGAAGTCATGTTTCCATCACGATTGACATCTGAACAACGGTCAGGTATAAAGCACATTCTTGGAGGCGGATGA